The Sorex araneus isolate mSorAra2 chromosome 5, mSorAra2.pri, whole genome shotgun sequence genome has a segment encoding these proteins:
- the NECAP2 gene encoding adaptin ear-binding coat-associated protein 2: MEEGGYESVLCVKPEVHVYRIPPRATNRGYRAAEWQLDQPSWSGRLRITAKGQVAFIKLEDRTSGELFAQAPVDQFPGTAVESVTDSSRYFVIRIEDGNGRRAFIGIGFGDRGDAFDFNVALQDHFKWVKQQCEFEKQAQNPDQIPKLDLGFKEGQTIKLNIANIKKREGTAGTPRARPASTGGLSLLPPPPGGKASTLASPPGEHVAMEGSIIPPAVAPGSGSSAGSATVSWPQPKPTATTPTADIWGDFTRSTRPASSQTQPGTGWVQF; the protein is encoded by the exons ATGGAGGAGGGCGGCTACGAGTCGGTGCTCTGTGTCAAGCCGGAGGTGCACGTCTACCGCATCCCGCCGCGGGCCACCAACCGCGGCTACAG GGCTGCGGAGTGGCAGCTGGACCAGCCGTCATGGAGTGGCCGGCTGCGGATTACTGCAAAGGGGCAGGTGGCCTTCATCAAGCTGGAAGACAGGACCTCAG GGGAGCTCTTTGCCCAGGCCCCAGTGGACCAGTTTCCTGGCACAGCCGTGGAGAGCGTGACAGACTCCAGCAGGTACTTTGTGATCCGCATCGAAGATGGAAACG GGCGACGGGCGTTCATTGGAATCGGCTTCGGGGACCGAGGAGATGCCTTTGACTTCAATGTGGCGTTGCAGGACCATTTCAA gtGGGTGAAACAGCAGTGTGAATTTGAAAAACAGGCTCAGAACCCAGACCAGATCCCCAAGTTGGACCTGGGCTTCAAAGAGGGCCAGACCATCAAGCTGAACATTGCG AACATTAAGAAGAGGGAAGGGACAGCTGGGACCCCGCGAGCCCGGCCTGCGAGCACCGGGGGACTGAGCCTGCTCCCGCCTCCCCCAGGGGGGAAGGCCTCCACCCTGGCCTCTCCCCCTGGGGAGCACGTGGCCATGGAAGGGTCAAtcatcccaccagcagtggctcCTGGCTCAG GGTCATCAGCAGGAAGTGCCACTGTTTCCTGGCCTCAGCCCAAGCCTACGGCAACGACCCCCACTGCAGACATCTGGGGTGACTTCACCAGATCCACCAG ACCCGCTTCCAGCCAGACCCAGCCAGGCACAGGCTGGGTGCAGTTTTGA